The following proteins are co-located in the Dyadobacter chenwenxiniae genome:
- a CDS encoding DUF4252 domain-containing protein yields MKRICFIYIILFSSYYSFGQDKLAPEPNQTFIDLYFKQYAGMPGYSVNTMGEAMVKRSNETGMWSHPSIARIMKQVKTYKYLSFDSSPEKSNQIISQLDTEMKKSSIYKEYYRWELNGKTSGIIYTRSNGNKITELVNVSVGKKNFLVSSFLGDNIDLESVRSLAIGR; encoded by the coding sequence ATGAAACGGATCTGCTTTATATATATAATCCTGTTTTCAAGTTATTATTCCTTCGGACAGGATAAATTGGCACCAGAACCAAATCAAACATTTATTGACTTGTACTTCAAGCAATATGCCGGCATGCCAGGCTATTCCGTAAACACAATGGGTGAAGCAATGGTGAAACGTTCTAATGAAACCGGAATGTGGTCGCACCCAAGTATAGCCCGCATTATGAAGCAGGTGAAAACCTATAAATACCTCAGTTTTGACAGCTCGCCTGAGAAGTCAAATCAAATCATCAGCCAGTTGGACACAGAGATGAAAAAAAGCAGTATTTACAAAGAATACTACCGCTGGGAGTTAAATGGCAAAACTTCCGGTATAATCTATACGCGAAGCAACGGAAATAAAATTACCGAACTGGTCAACGTGTCCGTTGGCAAGAAAAACTTTCTGGTGAGCAGTTTTCTAGGCGATAACATTGATTTAGAAAGTGTTCGATCATTAGCCATAGGCAGATAA
- a CDS encoding RNA polymerase sigma factor, with protein sequence MMNPKLYNLFISSQRKLYRFALSLTKDVNDAEDILQDTLLKLWKLREDWGSWENFEAYSMRMIRNEYLNHTKKLKGRVYSSLDDIPEGSEPSQTDTDMTTDHLMFRFNSLTSKLPDIQRNILHLREIEELEYKEIAKVMGITDAQVKVYLYRARQYLKDKVHGKR encoded by the coding sequence ATGATGAATCCGAAACTTTACAATCTCTTTATAAGCAGCCAGCGAAAACTTTATCGTTTTGCGCTATCGCTTACGAAGGATGTAAATGATGCCGAGGACATTCTCCAGGATACACTTCTCAAACTCTGGAAGCTACGGGAAGATTGGGGCAGCTGGGAAAATTTTGAGGCTTATTCTATGCGCATGATACGTAACGAATATCTGAATCATACTAAAAAGCTAAAAGGCCGGGTATACAGCAGTCTGGACGATATTCCCGAAGGGAGCGAACCTAGCCAGACAGACACAGACATGACCACCGATCACTTGATGTTTCGCTTTAATTCTCTGACAAGTAAACTACCGGATATCCAAAGAAACATTCTGCATCTGCGTGAAATCGAGGAATTGGAATACAAAGAAATTGCGAAGGTCATGGGTATTACTGATGCGCAGGTAAAAGTGTACTTGTACAGGGCTCGGCAATATTTAAAAGATAAAGTTCATGGAAAAAGATAA
- a CDS encoding ComEC/Rec2 family competence protein — MKLFQHLLSCFFLLIVSAGAALAQSDTTSLIWKEGYLDIHHINTGRGVSTFFALPDGTTMLVDAGDMDDSVSVKSLPLTVTPPYPDNSKTAGQWIADYIRQVTPQNKKIVLDYAVITHFHSDHFGLITPRTKTAPGGNYKLTGMTEVGTLIPIKKIIDRNYPGYNFPTDLREAYKGESSIFLNLQQFINDQQKNGLTAEGLKVGSVSQIVLKNNTGKYSDFKVRGVKTNGTIWTGISDNTFEYFPADSVLDAKGKFNENPLSLAIKLSYGKFDYFTGGDNTGLQGFGLPTWFDTETPMAKAVGKVEVTTLNHHGNRDATNENFLGSLQPKAVIEQTWCSDHPGQEVMHRLLSNHIYKGEKNIFATNIQEVTKATLGFWFTRGYKSMFGHVIVRVLPGGNQFYILIAETVNSKVTIKGVFGPFASE, encoded by the coding sequence ATGAAGCTGTTCCAACATTTGTTAAGTTGCTTTTTCCTGCTTATCGTCTCAGCCGGTGCCGCGTTGGCACAATCGGACACAACGTCGTTAATCTGGAAAGAGGGGTATCTGGATATTCATCATATCAACACCGGAAGAGGAGTGAGCACATTTTTCGCCTTACCCGACGGAACAACCATGCTCGTCGATGCAGGGGATATGGACGACTCTGTTTCGGTTAAAAGCCTGCCATTAACTGTCACGCCGCCTTATCCTGACAACAGTAAAACGGCAGGGCAGTGGATTGCAGATTACATTCGCCAGGTAACGCCGCAAAACAAGAAAATTGTCCTGGACTACGCGGTTATCACCCATTTCCACAGCGATCACTTTGGCTTAATCACGCCTAGAACCAAAACTGCACCGGGTGGCAACTACAAATTGACCGGAATGACGGAAGTAGGAACACTGATCCCAATTAAAAAGATCATAGACAGAAACTATCCTGGCTATAATTTTCCAACAGATTTGAGAGAAGCGTACAAAGGAGAGTCAAGCATCTTTTTGAATCTGCAACAGTTCATCAATGATCAGCAAAAAAATGGCTTGACTGCCGAAGGTTTGAAAGTGGGGTCTGTAAGTCAGATTGTTTTGAAAAATAATACAGGTAAATATTCTGATTTTAAAGTCCGGGGAGTCAAAACAAACGGGACAATCTGGACGGGTATAAGTGACAATACTTTTGAATATTTCCCTGCGGACAGCGTATTGGATGCAAAGGGTAAGTTCAACGAAAATCCGCTCAGCTTGGCAATCAAACTGTCCTACGGTAAGTTCGACTATTTCACTGGCGGGGATAACACGGGTTTACAGGGATTTGGATTGCCAACCTGGTTTGATACGGAAACCCCCATGGCCAAAGCAGTAGGCAAGGTGGAGGTGACCACATTAAACCACCACGGCAACCGGGATGCTACCAACGAAAATTTTTTAGGCAGCTTGCAACCCAAGGCGGTTATTGAACAAACTTGGTGCAGCGACCATCCTGGACAGGAAGTGATGCACAGGCTTCTTTCGAATCACATTTACAAGGGGGAAAAGAATATTTTTGCCACCAATATTCAGGAAGTAACCAAGGCAACACTTGGGTTCTGGTTTACGAGGGGATACAAAAGTATGTTCGGGCATGTGATCGTACGCGTACTCCCCGGAGGAAACCAGTTTTACATTCTGATTGCCGAAACTGTTAATTCCAAAGTTACTATCAAAGGTGTATTTGGACCATTTGCTTCGGAATGA
- a CDS encoding S41 family peptidase, which produces MKFIAKTLLTLYAILHSEFGYAETIQNLQNQSDSLQIARIASFGKVWGVINYFHPTTGKGVLAVDSLVISNIGALLDDPTAKGFQKALSAMFSNLNDAHSGIIDKKGLTIYTTDIEPDLKLSSPTAGILYVTAPQSIFRKHLALDSVLTPEVIASHRSFIIDLRNTAIDNNAGLKQYTQLVQPLVGKLINRTLILPTARSFYYKGLMRQDFPHDINILPQDEKGEIVGHLQVHYGIRSVSEGGYLLSKQDTSLKSKRFCFVVNRYVNVNTLKALLALRNRNLCNIIFQGEMPDYVYGDFHSMELPDNISVKIRTSELIYEDGTFGSTPDAYIASQSGTDSQQLIIKEAGRLFSHPIKHALPKQVENTVFIRKPQFDYPSKQVPDLKLRLLGLFNFWNAIYYFSPNKNLIPGDWSKVLTHFIPKFIKAENDSLYFLALMELTTSIQDGHSILINKRGGRSPFGIMDGNLPIGTDVVDNKVFITSVLADTAQRHNLSQLKEGDELIAIDHVPVSTLAKRWEKLIVASNKAGFSREYYFTWLTNGALGSTAIITVLSHGQVKDIVLRRIKRDDYYNLRGKINRFPLKEPFCQILEPGIGYMRINRLFVHQLDSLSRMLKDCNSIILDARGYPRDSHIGTELASYIAAKPDTVAYNEFPFVTSPVLSKNHLLIEHEIIQPNSNKFLKDKKYFILVDEGIQSQGEWNVIALQGVTRATTIGTQTAGANGMAITINFPGQYFSFFSGFGEYYPDGTPNQKLGVKIDIPINKTLRGFLNGDDEILQRALSEIRR; this is translated from the coding sequence ATGAAATTTATAGCCAAAACGCTATTGACTCTCTATGCTATTTTACATTCTGAATTTGGTTATGCAGAAACCATTCAAAATTTACAAAATCAATCCGATTCTCTTCAAATAGCCAGGATTGCAAGTTTCGGCAAAGTATGGGGAGTGATCAATTACTTTCATCCAACCACTGGAAAAGGTGTGCTAGCTGTTGACAGTCTGGTGATATCCAATATTGGCGCGTTATTGGACGATCCAACGGCTAAGGGTTTTCAGAAAGCACTTTCAGCAATGTTTTCAAATCTGAATGATGCTCACTCAGGAATTATAGATAAAAAAGGCCTTACTATCTACACGACAGATATTGAGCCTGACTTGAAACTAAGCTCTCCGACCGCAGGAATATTATATGTGACTGCTCCTCAAAGCATATTTAGAAAACACCTGGCGCTAGATTCCGTTCTTACACCGGAAGTAATTGCTTCTCACCGATCCTTCATTATTGATTTACGGAATACAGCGATTGACAATAACGCTGGACTGAAACAATATACACAATTAGTACAGCCGCTGGTTGGCAAGTTGATAAACCGGACTTTGATTTTACCTACGGCACGTAGCTTTTATTACAAGGGGCTTATGCGCCAAGACTTCCCCCATGATATCAATATATTGCCGCAAGATGAAAAGGGTGAAATTGTAGGTCATTTGCAAGTCCACTACGGTATAAGGAGTGTTTCCGAGGGTGGCTATCTTTTATCTAAGCAAGACACATCCTTAAAATCCAAAAGATTCTGCTTCGTTGTTAACCGGTATGTCAACGTTAATACGCTCAAAGCACTATTAGCTTTGCGCAACCGTAATTTGTGCAACATTATCTTTCAAGGTGAAATGCCTGACTATGTTTATGGAGATTTTCATAGCATGGAACTACCGGATAACATTTCTGTGAAGATCAGAACATCAGAGCTGATTTATGAGGATGGAACATTTGGATCGACACCGGATGCCTATATAGCATCTCAATCAGGTACAGATTCTCAACAACTTATCATCAAAGAAGCTGGTCGTCTGTTTAGCCATCCTATAAAACACGCTCTTCCCAAACAGGTCGAGAACACTGTTTTCATTCGTAAACCCCAGTTCGATTATCCTTCAAAACAAGTACCTGATTTGAAATTACGCTTACTTGGATTGTTTAACTTTTGGAATGCCATTTACTATTTTTCTCCCAATAAAAACCTGATCCCTGGCGATTGGAGTAAAGTCCTGACTCATTTCATTCCTAAATTTATTAAGGCGGAAAACGACTCCCTTTATTTCCTAGCATTGATGGAGCTAACCACATCTATCCAGGATGGCCATAGCATATTAATAAACAAGCGAGGCGGTAGGTCACCTTTTGGCATTATGGATGGAAACCTTCCTATTGGGACGGACGTGGTAGATAACAAGGTTTTTATAACAAGCGTACTGGCAGATACAGCGCAGCGCCATAACTTATCTCAACTTAAGGAAGGCGATGAATTGATTGCCATTGATCATGTTCCGGTAAGCACACTGGCGAAGCGATGGGAAAAACTGATTGTGGCTTCCAATAAAGCCGGGTTTAGCCGGGAGTATTATTTTACCTGGCTTACAAATGGAGCATTAGGCAGTACTGCCATAATTACAGTTCTCAGTCACGGACAGGTTAAAGACATTGTTCTGCGCAGAATCAAGAGGGATGACTATTACAATTTAAGAGGTAAAATAAATCGTTTTCCCCTTAAAGAACCATTCTGTCAGATACTGGAACCCGGTATCGGATATATGAGAATCAATAGGCTTTTTGTGCATCAGCTCGATAGCTTATCTCGCATGCTTAAAGACTGCAATTCGATTATTTTGGATGCAAGAGGTTATCCCCGGGATAGTCACATAGGCACTGAATTGGCATCCTATATAGCCGCAAAGCCGGATACAGTGGCATATAATGAATTTCCTTTTGTCACAAGTCCTGTTTTATCAAAAAATCATTTACTTATTGAACATGAAATTATTCAGCCCAATTCAAACAAATTCTTGAAGGACAAGAAGTATTTTATACTTGTAGATGAAGGGATTCAAAGCCAGGGAGAATGGAATGTAATTGCTTTGCAGGGTGTAACGCGCGCCACTACTATTGGTACGCAAACAGCTGGTGCAAACGGGATGGCTATTACTATTAATTTCCCAGGCCAATATTTTTCGTTCTTTTCCGGTTTCGGTGAGTACTATCCAGATGGGACGCCAAATCAAAAATTGGGTGTTAAGATTGATATACCCATAAATAAAACACTTCGAGGCTTTTTGAACGGCGATGACGAAATTTTGCAAAGAGCACTTAGTGAAATCCGGAGATAG